A stretch of the Mycobacterium sp. ITM-2016-00317 genome encodes the following:
- a CDS encoding SDR family NAD(P)-dependent oxidoreductase, which produces MSAIDPDKLRTCLQVLADIEALPPEHPDAVAVRRATAGIFKSVRKARRHAKRDAIAAADRAVIAATATGAPGRIDDETAGLPLVSNADGATAGTLQRSRACYVCKAHHTVVDAFYHQLCPSCAALNRAKRDARTDLTGRRALLTGGRAKIGMYIALRLLRDGAHTTVTTRFPHDAVRRFAAMPDSADWLHRLRIVGIDLRDPAQVVALADTVAAQGPLDILINNAAQTVRRSPGSYAALVEAERAAPTELELVDVISFDRVSDAHPAALAGSLSEHHTPHAVTELALAARSASPERIAAGTAIDAGGLLPDTAPVNSWTQRVHEIDAMELLEVQLCNQTAPFILVSRLRPAMAASTARRKYVVNVSAMEGQFSRAYKGPGHPHTNMAKAALNMLTRTSAGEMLEQDGILMTAVDTGWITDERPHPTKLRLADEGFHAPLDLVDGAARVYDPIVRGEAGEDLYGCFLKDYSPGNW; this is translated from the coding sequence GTGAGCGCTATCGACCCCGACAAGCTGAGAACCTGCCTGCAGGTGCTGGCCGACATTGAGGCGTTGCCGCCCGAACACCCCGACGCCGTCGCCGTGCGCAGGGCCACGGCCGGCATCTTCAAGTCGGTCCGCAAGGCCCGCAGGCACGCCAAACGCGACGCCATCGCGGCCGCCGACCGCGCCGTCATCGCTGCCACCGCCACGGGCGCACCAGGCCGGATCGACGACGAGACGGCGGGGCTGCCCCTGGTGTCCAACGCCGACGGAGCCACCGCCGGCACGCTGCAGCGGTCCCGGGCCTGCTACGTCTGCAAGGCCCACCACACTGTGGTCGACGCGTTCTACCACCAGCTCTGCCCGAGCTGCGCGGCACTCAACAGGGCCAAGCGCGACGCCCGCACCGACCTGACCGGCCGGCGTGCCCTGCTCACCGGTGGCCGCGCCAAGATCGGTATGTACATCGCGCTGCGGCTGCTGCGTGACGGCGCGCACACGACCGTCACGACGCGCTTTCCGCACGACGCCGTGCGCCGCTTCGCCGCGATGCCCGACAGCGCCGACTGGCTGCACCGGCTGCGCATCGTGGGCATCGACCTGCGCGATCCCGCGCAGGTGGTCGCACTGGCCGACACCGTCGCCGCGCAGGGTCCCCTGGACATCCTCATCAACAACGCCGCCCAGACGGTGCGCCGCTCTCCGGGCTCGTACGCGGCGCTGGTCGAGGCCGAGCGCGCCGCGCCGACCGAGCTCGAACTCGTCGACGTCATCTCGTTCGACCGCGTCAGCGACGCCCACCCGGCAGCCCTCGCCGGGAGCCTGTCGGAGCATCACACCCCGCACGCGGTCACCGAGCTCGCGCTCGCGGCGCGCAGCGCCTCGCCGGAACGGATCGCTGCGGGCACGGCCATCGACGCGGGCGGGTTGCTGCCCGACACCGCACCGGTCAACAGCTGGACTCAGCGGGTGCACGAGATCGACGCGATGGAACTTCTCGAAGTCCAGCTGTGCAATCAGACGGCGCCGTTCATCTTGGTCAGCCGGCTGCGTCCCGCGATGGCCGCCTCGACGGCGCGACGCAAGTACGTCGTCAACGTCTCGGCAATGGAAGGGCAGTTCAGCCGGGCCTACAAGGGGCCCGGTCACCCGCACACCAACATGGCCAAGGCCGCGCTGAACATGCTGACGCGCACCAGCGCCGGTGAAATGCTCGAGCAGGACGGCATTTTGATGACCGCGGTGGACACGGGGTGGATCACCGACGAGCGCCCACATCCGACGAAGCTGCGCCTGGCCGACGAAGGATTCCACGCCCCACTGGATCTGGTCGACGGAGCCGCGCGCGTCTATGACCCGATCGTGCGCGGGGAGGCGGGCGAGGACCTGTACGGCTGTTTCCTGAAGGACTATTCGCCGGGCAACTGGTAG